Proteins encoded in a region of the Triticum dicoccoides isolate Atlit2015 ecotype Zavitan chromosome 3A, WEW_v2.0, whole genome shotgun sequence genome:
- the LOC119270813 gene encoding protein NETWORKED 2A-like, translated as MLQRAASNAYSWWWASHIRTKQSKWLDNHLQDMEHLVKCMLLLLGEEADSFSKRAEMYYKRRPEVITQVEEVYRMYRGLADRYDIMSGELHKANHTIATAFPDQVQYAMLEEEDDNVPKAFTPVDPRKIHKSTVDGLLKKKKGDVPGAGGDKKEQAPMSKENAREEISRLQKAILVMQTEKEFIKNSYESGIAKYWDLEKEINEMQAKACHFQDKFDVSAVIEDDEARALMTATALKSCEDTIVRLQEQRKTAAKQALDESERVKVLREKLKPIMDEHGKSLPDLVEKNIRKNHVTEMGDVYHVKLGELQMQTLVDKIKENFTSDCNITMDEITEQIDELVNKVVDLELMVSSQTSQIDRMHRENEELENSVKSLEEEKGSSELDEKLKQVEEELVRVQALESSFHKDESTIRSNFTETISRFSNFADMLQSPVCDYQAPGSTAHTSAPTGEEAPPPTEPSSKSHPPPPEEEEDKQQVEEEKAAVVQTPQPQQASTEDAAAAAPQPQQASTGDAAAAAVPQPQQGSTGDAVAVPQSQQASTGDAAAAAPQPQQASTGDAAAVPQSQQASTGDAAAAAPQPQQASTGDAAAAAAAAPQPQQPSTGDAAAAAPVDVVKTGAAASATGASVVDGTKNSDHGHEKISRPGSLARLRHISSDAEESEEQKEKGCVDGDMKKLQERLMDGLEDKEKVLLSEYTSLLEDYKDTKRKLLDVEKKNQECLNEIRSLRNLIGEKEKEKERERGSIRGGHRRTPSLSHQRKQSLSSISKLIRMGSNMQDDPPAADLDDMRLPSIAEVENPSPLEEKFRRDIDTLLEENLEFWMKFSSSMGRVQEFQNKYDDLRRVTADGADGEKKLRALKTELQVWSEQNAMLRGELQCRFASLCDIQEEISTALEMDTEQAEEAEEGAPRFTSYSAGKFQGEVLNMQQENNRVSDELQSGLDHVKTIQFAIEKKLNEGVNLSSPAPAEEGEEEVVGPDGVLARVPTKAKVPLQSFLFPTKPKKPSLFARVTPAVLHKQQLDMKLDMKLDMKFLPKLPR; from the exons ATGCTGCAGCGGGCGGCGAGCAATGCGTACTCATGGTGGTGGGCGAGCCACATCCGCACCAAGCAGTCCAAATGGCTCGACAATCACCTCCAAG ATATGGAGCACCTGGTCAAGTGCATGCTCTTACTCCTTGGAGAGGAAGCCGATTCCTTTTCAAAGCGAGCAGAGATGTACTACAAGAGGCGGCCTGAGGTGATCACTCAGGTGGAAGAAGTGTACCGGATGTACAGGGGTCTCGCCGATCGGTATGACATCATGTCAGGGGAGCTGCACAAGGCAAACCACACCATCGCTACCGCCTTCCCTGACCAGGTTCAGTATGCGATGCTAGAAGAGGAGGATGACAACGTCCCAAAGGCGTTCACCCCGGTCGATCCGCGCAAGATCCACAAGTCGACCGTCGAtgggctgctgaagaagaagaaaggagatgTGCCAGGAGCCGGCGGAGACAAGAAGGAACAAGCTCCGATGAGCAAGGAGAATGCACGAGAAGAGATTAGCAGGCTACAGAAAGCTATACTTGTGATGCAGACCGAGAAAGAGTTCATCAAGAACTCGTACGAGAGTGGCATTGCCAAGTACTGGGATCTTGAGAAGGAAATCAATGAGATGCAGGCAAAAGCTTGCCACTTCCAAGACAAGTTCGACGTAAGCGCAGTGATCGAGGACGATGAAGCCAGAGCCTTGATGACAGCGACGGCCCTCAAATCCTGTGAAGACACCATTGTCAGATTGCAAGAACAGCGGAAGACGGCTGCTAAGCAGGCATTGGACGAATCTGAACGGGTCAAGGTGTTGAGAGAGAAGCTCAAGCCTATAATGGACGAACATGGCAAGTCTCTACCGGACCTGGTGGAGAAAAACATACGGAAGAATCATGTCACGGAGATGGGAGACGTGTACCATGTGAAGCTGGGTGAGCTGCAGATGCAAACGTTAGTCGACAAGATCAAGGAAAACTTCACGAGCGACTGCAACATCACCATGGACGAGATCACAGAGCAGATCGACGAGCTTGTCAACAAAGTTgtcgatttggagcttatggtttcGTCGCAGACCTCGCAGATCGACAGAATGCACCGCGAAAATGAGGAGCTGGAGAATTCCGTCAAGAGCCTGGAGGAAGAGAAAGGCTCGAGCGAACTGGACGAGAAGCTGAAGCAGGTGGAAGAAGAGCTGGTCAGAGTGCAGGCTCTCGAAAGCTCCTTCCATAAAGACGAGAGCACGATACGTTCAAACTTCACCGAAACGATAAGCAGATTCAGTAATTTCGCCGACATGTTGCAGTCGCCAGTTTGCGACTACCAGGCTCCTGGTTCTACTGCTCACACGTCGGCGCCAACCGGTGAGGAAGCACCGCCTCCTACCGAGCCATCCAGCAAGAGCCATCCACCTCcacctgaggaagaagaagacaaacaaCAGGTAGAAGAAGAGAAGGCCGCCGTCGTGCAGACTCCTCAACCCCAACAAGCCAGCACTgaagatgctgctgctgctgctcctcaaCCCCAACAAGCCAGCACTggagatgctgctgctgctgctgttcctCAACCCCAACAAGGCAGCACTGGAGATGCTGTTGCTGTTCCTCAATCCCAACAAGCCAGCACTggagatgctgctgctgctgctcctcaaCCCCAACAAGCCAGCACTGGAGATGCTGCTGCTGTTCCTCAATCCCAACAAGCCAGCACTggagatgctgctgctgctgctcctcaaCCCCAACAAGCCAGCACTggagatgctgctgctgctgctgctgctgctcctcaaCCCCAACAACCCAGCACTggagatgctgctgctgctgcacccgTTGATGTGGTGAAAACAGGGGCGGCAGCGAGCGCTACTGGTGCGTCTGTCGTAGATGGCACTAAAAATTCAGATCATGGGCATGAGAAGATTTCGCGGCCGGGTTCGCTGGCACGGCTTCGCCACATCTCTTCTGACGCTGAAGAATCTGAGGAGCAAAAGGAGAAGGGCTGTGTTGACGGTGACATGAAGAAACTGCAAGAGCGGCTCATGGATGGCCTGGAAGATAAGGAGAAGGTCCTGCTATCCGAGTACACCTCGCTCCTGGAGGACTACAAGGACACCAAAAGGAAGCTGCTGGATGTGGAGAAGAAGAACCAGGAGTGCCTCAATGAGATCAGGTCGCTGCGCAATCTTAtcggagagaaggagaaggagaaggagagggagaggggcagcATCAGAGGAGGACACAGGAGGACACCCAGCCTTAGCCATCAGAGGAAGCAGAGCCTTTCTTCCATCTCTAAGCTCATCAGGATGGGCTCAAACATGCAAGACGACCCTCCTGCTGCTGACCTTGACGACATGAGGCTGCCGTCCATCGCCGAGGTTGAGAACCCGTCGCCGCTGGAGGAGAAGTTCAGGCGCGACATCGACACGCTGCTGGAGGAGAACCTCGAGTTCTGGATGAAGTTCAGCTCCTCCATGGGCCGGGTGCAGGAGTTCCAGAACAAGTACGACGACCTCAGGAGGGTCACGGCGGACGGCGCCGACGGCGAGAAGAAGCTCCGGGCGCTCAAGACGGAGCTGCAGGTGTGGTCGGAGCAGAACGCGATGCTGCGGGGCGAGCTGCAGTGCAGGTTCGCGTCGCTCTGCGACATCCAGGAGGAGATCTCGACAGCCCTTGAGATGGACACGGAGCAggcggaggaggccgaggagggggCGCCGCGCTTCACCTCCTACAGCGCCGGCAAGTTCCAGGGGGAGGTGCTCAACATGCAGCAGGAGAACAACCGGGTCTCCGACGAGCTGCAGAGCGGCCTCGACCACGTCAAGACGATCCAGTTTGCCATCGAGAAGAAGCTCAATGAGGgcgtcaacctctcctcccccgcaccggcggaggagggggaggaggaggtggtcggGCCGGACGGGGTGCTGGCGCGGGTGCCGACCAAGGCCAAGGTGCCGCTGCAGAGCTTCCTGTTCCCGACCAAGCCCAAGAAGCCGTCGCTGTTCGCGCGCGTCACGCCGGCCGTGCTCCACAAGCAGCAGTTAGACATGAAGTTAGACATGAAGTTAGACATGAAGTTCCTCCCCAAGTTGCCAAGGTAG